In the genome of Synechococcus sp. CB0101, the window GGCCTCAGTGGATCTGCTGCTGGTGGGCATGGACACCGACACCGATGCGATCCGCGTGCACGTGCCCGGCCGCGATGGCAGCACCGACCTCGAGACCTGGCTTGATGCCCAGGCGGTGTACGACGCCACCCGCAACCTGACCGCTGATCAGGCCCGCACCACCATTCAAGAACTCGTGCATGGCGCAGCGGCCGCCACGCCCGACGCCGGCATGGTGCAGCTGATCGCACGCCTGATCGAGCACAACCTGTCCCAGATCGACTACGTGCGCCAGTACCACGGCGGCAGCTACAGCGATTTCGGCCATGCCGAGCGCTTCATCGGCGTTGGCATCGGCTTCAAAGAGGTGCATCTGCGCAACCTCACCTACTTCGCCTACATGGACACGGTGGAAGAGGGCGCCCCGGACCTCGATGTGGGCGTGAAGATCTTCAAGGGTCTGAATGTGTCGCGCGGGTTGCCGATTCCGGTGGTGCTGCGCTTCGACTATCACGGCGCCGTGCCCGGTGCGCGGGAACGGGCCATCGCCCATTGCGAGCGGGTGAAGCGTGCGATCGAAGCGCGTTACAGCGATCTCTGTGCGCAGGGCTTGCTGCACACCCTGCTCACCGTGCGTGACCGCGACCGGCACGTACCGGCCGAAACCGTAAGTTCCTCAATCACGTTCAACACCGGAGGGGGGCACTGAGATGTTGATCTGCAAAGTGGTGAAGCCACTGGTTTCCACCAACCGCATCGCCGATTTCCAGCACAAACACCTGCAGGTGGTGCTGGATGGCAGCACCCAAAAGGTGGCTGTGGATGCCGTAGGAGCTATCCCGGGCGACTGGGTGATCTGCGTGGGCAGTTCCGCAGCCCGAGAGGCCGCCGGCAGCAAGTCGTATCCCAGCGATCTCACGATCGTGGGGATCATCGACCACTGGGATCCCGATGCAGCCAAAGAGATGGCTGCCGGCAAGCCCGCCAACCCTGCCGCTCCGAGCGGCAGCGGGGGGGCGAATTAATGGAAATCATGCAGGTGATGGGCTCGCTGGTCTGCACCAATCGGGTGGAGGGCTTTGCCCACCAGAACCTGCGGATCCTGCGCACCTCCAAGGGCAAGCTCAACGTGGCCTGCGACCCTGTCGGTGCTTCCCCAGGCAACTGGGTGTTCACCGCCAGTGGGTCCGCTGCCCGACATGCCACGGGCAACGCCAACCTTTTCACCGATCTCACGATCGGCGGAATCATCGACCACTGGTCGCCCGACGGTTAAGGAACAGCTTTGTTCCTCCCGGCCTTGAGCCGGGTCCACTCCGTTCATCCGCGACCGCTCACGGGCACCGCCCATCACCGCCATGGCCACTCCCAGATCCCGAGCCACCAACACCTCGGCCTCCGGTAAGGCGGCAGCTGCCAAACCAGCTGCCACCACGACCACGCCGGTGACGGCGATCCCAGCACCGGCCTCCACACCGGCTGCCGCCAGCCAAGCCTCGGCCCCCGCCACCAAAGCGGTGACCGTGACGGCTCAAACCGTGGCCACCACTGCCGTTGCCAGCAAACCCGCCAGCACCAGCCGGTCATCGGCTGCCAAGCCGGCCGCAACCGCCCGCCGGGGTGGTGGCAGCAGCGCCAGCGGTGGTGGCAACAACCGTTCTTCCTCTTCCAGCAGCATCTCCCCCATGGCCTCTTCCGTACAGGGCATCGCCCTCGGCATGATCGAAACCCGCGGTCTGGTGCCGGCCATCGAGGCTGCTGACGCCATGACCAAGGCTGCTGAAGTGAGCCTGATCGCCCGCGAATTCGTGGGTGGTGGCTATGTGACCGTGCTCGTGCGCGGCGAAACCGGAGCCGTGAACGCTGCTGTGCGCGCCGGCGCTGATGCCTGTGAGCGCGTGGGCGACGGCCTGGTGGCTGCCCACATCATTGCCCGCCCCCACAGCGAAGTGGAGCCCGTCCTCTCCGGCACCAACAACCGCCGCGCCTGATGAGCATGGACGCCGTACATCCGCGCGTCCTGGCCTATCTGGGCCGCGCTCTGAGCCTTGAGCTCACTGCTGTGCAGCAGTACATGACCCAGGCCTCCCTCGTGGGG includes:
- a CDS encoding carboxysome peptide B produces the protein MEIMQVMGSLVCTNRVEGFAHQNLRILRTSKGKLNVACDPVGASPGNWVFTASGSAARHATGNANLFTDLTIGGIIDHWSPDG
- a CDS encoding carboxysome peptide A is translated as MLICKVVKPLVSTNRIADFQHKHLQVVLDGSTQKVAVDAVGAIPGDWVICVGSSAAREAAGSKSYPSDLTIVGIIDHWDPDAAKEMAAGKPANPAAPSGSGGAN
- a CDS encoding BMC domain-containing protein; its protein translation is MATPRSRATNTSASGKAAAAKPAATTTTPVTAIPAPASTPAAASQASAPATKAVTVTAQTVATTAVASKPASTSRSSAAKPAATARRGGGSSASGGGNNRSSSSSSISPMASSVQGIALGMIETRGLVPAIEAADAMTKAAEVSLIAREFVGGGYVTVLVRGETGAVNAAVRAGADACERVGDGLVAAHIIARPHSEVEPVLSGTNNRRA